Proteins co-encoded in one Armatimonadota bacterium genomic window:
- a CDS encoding ABC transporter permease, whose amino-acid sequence MGTPAEIWRRFRRRRAALVGLGLVAVLAAVALAAPWVAPFDPLATSLAHLAPPGRGGHLLGTDHLGRDVLSGVVWGSRVSLVVGVSAAATSVVLGIVIGALAGYYGGAVDALLGRLTELFQVIPRFVLALLVVALFGTGLLKLILVIGILSWPQAARVVRGQFLALRGAAYVDAARMQGQPATHIMLREILPNALPPVVVIGSLDVAVAILLEASLGFFGLGDPNLVSWGGMLNAAQAHLREAWWMSVFPGLAISWAVLGFNLVGDGLNEATNPRLNE is encoded by the coding sequence ATGGGCACACCGGCCGAGATCTGGCGCCGCTTCCGCCGCCGCCGCGCCGCACTGGTGGGCCTGGGGTTGGTGGCCGTGCTGGCGGCCGTGGCGCTGGCCGCGCCGTGGGTGGCGCCGTTCGACCCGCTGGCCACCTCGCTGGCTCATCTCGCGCCGCCGGGGCGGGGTGGGCATCTGCTCGGCACCGACCACCTGGGCCGCGACGTGCTGAGCGGCGTGGTGTGGGGCAGCAGGGTCTCGCTGGTGGTCGGGGTGAGCGCAGCCGCCACCTCGGTGGTGCTCGGCATCGTGATCGGCGCGCTCGCCGGGTACTACGGCGGCGCGGTGGACGCGTTGCTCGGGCGCCTGACGGAGCTGTTCCAGGTGATCCCGCGCTTCGTGCTGGCGCTGCTGGTGGTGGCGCTGTTCGGAACCGGGCTGCTGAAGTTGATCCTGGTCATCGGCATCCTGTCGTGGCCCCAGGCGGCGCGGGTGGTGCGGGGACAGTTCCTGGCGCTGCGGGGCGCCGCCTACGTGGACGCGGCGCGCATGCAGGGACAGCCGGCGACGCACATCATGCTGCGGGAGATCCTCCCCAACGCGCTGCCGCCGGTGGTGGTGATCGGGTCGCTGGACGTCGCGGTGGCGATCCTGCTGGAGGCCTCGCTGGGCTTCTTCGGGCTCGGCGACCCCAACCTGGTCTCCTGGGGCGGCATGCTGAACGCGGCCCAGGCCCACCTGCGCGAGGCCTGGTGGATGAGCGTCTTCCCCGGCCTGGCCATCTCGTGGGCCGTGCTCGGCTTCAACCTGGTGGGCGACGGTCTCAACGAGGCCACCAACCCGCGGCTGAACGAGTGA
- a CDS encoding ABC transporter ATP-binding protein → MADVPPDTLRASPGPADGILPHPLRASSGSADDVLLSVEDLHTHIVTPRGVVRAVDGVSLTVPVGGAVGLVGESGSGKSMTGFSILRLFPTRGARIVGGRVRFAGRDLLALPEEEMRRLRGGEIAMVFQDPTTYLNPVLPVGHQVAEAYAVRHGWAGARARAVEALAQAGLPDPAEVYRRYPHELSGGMRQRAMIAMATVCRPRLLIADEPTTALDVTIQAQILDLLARLRRELGMALLLITHDLGVVAEVCETVYVMYAGRIVEAGPTAAVFARPAHPYTEGLLASALSVEEARPIVRVLEGAVPDLAALPTGCRFHPRCPSALDRCRTADPPEISMGAQRAACWLHAPPP, encoded by the coding sequence ATGGCTGACGTCCCGCCCGACACCCTGCGCGCATCGCCCGGACCGGCCGACGGCATCCTGCCCCACCCCCTGCGCGCATCGTCCGGATCAGCCGACGACGTCCTGCTCTCCGTGGAGGACCTGCACACCCACATCGTCACCCCGCGCGGCGTCGTGCGCGCGGTGGACGGGGTCTCGCTGACGGTGCCCGTCGGTGGCGCGGTGGGCCTGGTGGGCGAGTCGGGTTCGGGGAAGTCGATGACCGGGTTCTCGATCCTGCGCCTGTTCCCCACCCGCGGCGCGCGCATCGTCGGCGGGCGCGTGCGCTTCGCGGGCCGGGACCTGCTGGCGCTGCCGGAGGAGGAGATGCGCCGGCTGCGTGGCGGCGAGATCGCCATGGTGTTCCAGGACCCGACCACCTACCTGAACCCGGTGCTGCCCGTCGGGCACCAGGTGGCCGAAGCCTACGCCGTGCGGCACGGGTGGGCCGGCGCCCGCGCGCGCGCCGTGGAGGCCCTGGCCCAGGCAGGGCTGCCCGACCCGGCCGAGGTCTACCGCCGCTACCCCCACGAGCTCTCGGGCGGCATGCGCCAGCGCGCGATGATCGCCATGGCCACGGTCTGCCGGCCGCGGCTGTTGATCGCCGACGAGCCCACCACCGCGCTGGACGTCACGATCCAGGCCCAGATCCTCGACCTGCTGGCGCGCCTGCGACGCGAGCTGGGGATGGCGCTCCTGCTGATCACCCACGACCTGGGCGTGGTGGCGGAGGTCTGCGAGACGGTCTACGTGATGTACGCGGGGCGCATCGTCGAGGCCGGCCCCACCGCGGCGGTGTTCGCCCGGCCGGCGCATCCGTACACCGAGGGGCTGCTGGCCAGCGCGCTCTCGGTGGAAGAGGCCCGGCCCATCGTGCGCGTGCTGGAGGGCGCGGTGCCCGACCTCGCCGCGCTCCCGACGGGCTGTCGCTTCCACCCGCGCTGTCCTAGCGCGCTCGACCGCTGCCGTACTGCCGACCCGCCCGAGATCTCCATGGGCGCGCAGCGCGCGGCCTGCTGGCTCCACGCGCCGCCACCGTGA
- a CDS encoding ABC transporter ATP-binding protein — MILEGRGLVKRFPWGRAFLGPRRWVHAVTDVTLGVGPAETLAVVGESGSGKTTTGRLLAGLEAPTAGEVWFAGAPVSTLQGDAWRRYRLGVQVVFQDSQASLNPRQTVEQVLRTALAARARAGAPARGAGKEDAAGQDDVAAVRRLLTEVGLEPPEVFLRRFPHQLSGGQRQRVNIARALAVDPEVIVADEAVSALDLSVRAQILLLLQRVQRQRQVAFVFISHDLAVVRAVAHRVAVMYLGRIVEDGPTEAVFRRPGHPYTAALLSATPVPDPRAARTRRRILLPGDPPSPLAPPDGCPFHPRCPMAQEICRRTFPPLVDLGGGQRALCHFAGEVSGTS, encoded by the coding sequence GTGATCCTCGAAGGCCGCGGCCTGGTCAAGCGCTTCCCGTGGGGCCGCGCGTTCCTCGGCCCCCGCCGGTGGGTGCACGCGGTCACGGACGTCACGCTGGGCGTGGGGCCCGCCGAGACCCTGGCCGTGGTGGGCGAGTCCGGGTCGGGCAAGACGACGACCGGGCGGTTGCTGGCCGGGTTGGAGGCGCCGACCGCCGGCGAGGTGTGGTTCGCGGGCGCGCCCGTCTCGACGCTGCAGGGCGACGCCTGGCGGCGCTACCGGCTGGGCGTCCAGGTCGTCTTCCAGGACTCGCAGGCGTCGCTGAACCCGCGCCAGACCGTCGAACAGGTGCTACGCACCGCCCTGGCCGCGCGGGCCAGGGCCGGCGCGCCGGCGCGCGGCGCGGGAAAGGAGGACGCCGCGGGGCAGGACGACGTCGCGGCCGTCCGGCGTCTGCTGACCGAGGTCGGGCTGGAGCCGCCCGAGGTCTTCCTGCGGCGGTTTCCGCACCAGCTGTCGGGCGGCCAGCGCCAGCGGGTGAACATCGCCCGGGCGCTTGCGGTCGACCCCGAGGTGATCGTCGCCGACGAAGCCGTCTCGGCGCTCGACCTGTCGGTGCGCGCGCAGATCCTGCTGTTGCTGCAGCGGGTCCAGCGCCAGCGGCAGGTTGCGTTCGTCTTCATCAGTCACGATCTGGCCGTGGTCCGTGCGGTGGCGCACCGCGTGGCCGTGATGTACCTGGGGCGCATCGTGGAAGACGGCCCGACCGAAGCCGTCTTCCGCCGGCCCGGCCATCCCTACACGGCGGCGTTGCTGTCAGCCACGCCGGTGCCGGACCCACGGGCCGCGCGGACGCGCCGGCGCATCCTGCTGCCCGGCGACCCGCCCTCGCCGCTCGCCCCGCCCGACGGCTGCCCGTTCCACCCGCGCTGCCCCATGGCGCAGGAGATCTGCCGGCGCACGTTCCCACCGCTCGTGGACCTGGGCGGCGGGCAGCGCGCGCTGTGTCACTTCGCCGGGGAGGTGTCGGGAACGTCGTAG
- a CDS encoding LLM class F420-dependent oxidoreductase, which translates to MRIGVVFPQTEIGTDPVAIRDFAQAVEEMGYHHLLAYDHVLGADVTHRPGWLGYTSEDMFHEVLVLFGYLAAVTRRLELVTGILILPQRQTALVAKQAAEVDVLSGGRLRLGVGLGWNSVEYEALGMDFRRRGAAIEEQIHVLRLLWTQPVVTFRGRRHRITAAGINPLPVQRPIPIWMGGESDAAIRRTARLADGWFPGGTLRTERERLPQQDRAEQVERLRRYAREAGRDPAAIGLEGRIAIAGSTPDQWRQEVERWRRLGATHVSVVTMRAGLPTPQAHIHAVRRFLEAARG; encoded by the coding sequence ATGCGCATTGGCGTGGTGTTTCCCCAGACCGAGATCGGCACCGATCCCGTGGCGATCCGCGACTTCGCCCAGGCTGTGGAGGAGATGGGCTACCACCACTTGCTGGCCTACGACCACGTGCTGGGTGCCGACGTCACGCACCGCCCCGGGTGGCTGGGCTACACGAGCGAGGACATGTTTCACGAGGTGCTCGTGCTCTTCGGCTACCTGGCGGCCGTGACGCGGCGGTTGGAGCTGGTGACGGGCATCCTGATCCTCCCGCAGCGCCAGACCGCGCTGGTGGCCAAGCAGGCGGCGGAGGTCGACGTGTTGAGCGGCGGCCGCCTGCGCCTGGGCGTGGGGCTGGGCTGGAACTCGGTGGAGTACGAGGCGCTGGGCATGGACTTCCGCCGCCGCGGTGCCGCCATCGAGGAGCAGATCCACGTCCTGCGGCTGCTGTGGACCCAGCCGGTCGTGACGTTTCGCGGGCGCCGCCACCGCATCACCGCCGCCGGCATCAACCCGCTCCCGGTCCAGCGGCCGATCCCCATCTGGATGGGCGGGGAGTCGGATGCGGCCATTCGTCGCACCGCGCGCCTGGCCGACGGCTGGTTCCCCGGCGGCACGCTGCGCACCGAGCGCGAGCGCCTGCCCCAGCAGGACCGCGCCGAACAGGTCGAGCGCCTGCGGCGCTACGCGCGCGAGGCGGGCCGCGACCCGGCCGCCATCGGTCTGGAGGGCCGCATCGCCATCGCCGGCAGCACGCCCGACCAGTGGCGGCAGGAGGTCGAGCGCTGGCGGCGCCTGGGCGCCACCCACGTGAGCGTGGTCACGATGCGGGCCGGGCTGCCGACCCCGCAGGCCCACATCCACGCGGTGCGCCGCTTCCTGGAGGCGGCCAGGGGCTAA
- a CDS encoding adenine deaminase C-terminal domain-containing protein — MPSEPSAHRSAGAAPEARWIAAADPKAHRIAAAAAAGRRPFDLVIRNVRVVNVYTGEVLPGHIGIAGGLFARIFPLEATPGPATVSVDGGGRFAVPGLVDCHLHIESSMVLPAAFAEAVVPRGVLTVTPDPHEIVNVMGLEGMRLLLEASRDLPLDVFFQVPSCVPATALETAGSAIGPAEVRAALGWERVVALGEVMDYPAVLAGDERMHAIVGAALAAGAVVEGHAPNLRDGDLAAFVAAGITSDHTLVTAELARERLRAGMTLLLQEKSLAPDVLRTAEEYGRALNVCLVTDDVMADDLVARGHLDVLVREAIRLGWDPVDAIRAATLAPARRMRLYDRGGIAPGLVAHLVLADDLEEFRAQMVFARGVLVAKDGRPVPGAWPSAQASGGVGRGTVRLAPPGPERFHIAVPAAGRTARTARVRVIEMLPTGTVTRAGEATVPVAAGTLDWEATDLCLAAVFERHGRTGTVGLGLVRGALQHGAVATTWAHDSHNLLVLGRSAAEMAVAARWVIAHDGGIVAVRGETVLAGVPLPVAGIMSDQPVAVVAQQLAAFRTALASELGFVNRSPIMALGVLPLAVAPALRLTDLGLVDVDRGELVDLFLPDPA; from the coding sequence GTGCCGTCCGAGCCGTCGGCTCACCGTTCCGCTGGGGCAGCCCCCGAGGCCCGCTGGATCGCCGCGGCAGACCCCAAGGCCCACCGGATCGCAGCCGCCGCTGCCGCAGGCCGCCGCCCGTTCGACCTGGTGATCCGCAACGTCCGCGTCGTCAACGTCTACACCGGCGAGGTGCTGCCCGGACACATCGGGATCGCCGGCGGGCTCTTCGCCCGGATCTTCCCGCTGGAGGCGACGCCCGGCCCCGCCACGGTCAGCGTCGACGGTGGGGGGCGCTTCGCGGTGCCGGGACTCGTCGACTGCCACCTGCACATCGAGAGCAGCATGGTACTGCCGGCCGCGTTCGCCGAGGCGGTGGTGCCGCGCGGGGTGTTGACGGTGACGCCCGATCCGCACGAGATCGTCAACGTCATGGGCCTGGAGGGCATGCGCCTGCTCCTCGAGGCCAGCCGCGACCTGCCGCTGGACGTCTTCTTCCAGGTGCCCTCCTGCGTACCGGCCACGGCGTTGGAGACCGCAGGCAGCGCCATCGGGCCCGCCGAGGTGCGCGCCGCGCTGGGCTGGGAGCGCGTCGTGGCGCTGGGCGAGGTGATGGACTACCCGGCGGTGCTGGCGGGGGACGAGCGTATGCACGCGATCGTCGGCGCGGCCCTGGCAGCCGGCGCGGTGGTGGAAGGCCACGCGCCCAACCTGCGCGACGGCGACCTGGCGGCGTTCGTGGCCGCGGGCATCACGTCCGACCACACGCTGGTGACGGCCGAGCTGGCGCGCGAGCGCCTGCGCGCCGGCATGACGCTGCTCCTCCAGGAGAAGTCGCTGGCGCCCGACGTGCTGCGCACGGCCGAGGAGTACGGCCGCGCGCTGAACGTCTGCCTGGTGACCGACGACGTGATGGCCGACGACCTGGTGGCCCGCGGCCACCTGGACGTGCTGGTGCGGGAGGCGATCCGGCTGGGCTGGGACCCGGTCGACGCGATCCGCGCGGCTACGCTGGCGCCGGCGCGGCGCATGCGGCTGTACGACCGGGGCGGCATCGCGCCGGGCCTGGTCGCGCACCTGGTGCTGGCAGACGACCTGGAGGAGTTCCGCGCGCAGATGGTGTTCGCGCGGGGCGTGCTGGTGGCAAAGGACGGCCGGCCCGTACCGGGCGCCTGGCCGTCGGCGCAGGCGTCCGGCGGCGTGGGGCGCGGGACGGTGCGGCTCGCCCCGCCGGGACCGGAGCGGTTCCACATCGCGGTGCCCGCCGCGGGCCGCACCGCGCGCACGGCGCGGGTGCGCGTCATCGAGATGCTTCCCACAGGGACGGTGACGCGCGCGGGGGAGGCCACGGTGCCGGTGGCCGCGGGCACGCTCGACTGGGAAGCGACCGACCTGTGCCTGGCGGCGGTGTTCGAGCGCCACGGCCGCACGGGCACCGTCGGCCTGGGGCTCGTGCGCGGCGCGCTCCAGCACGGTGCCGTGGCCACGACATGGGCGCACGACAGCCACAACCTGCTGGTGCTGGGACGCTCGGCTGCCGAGATGGCGGTCGCCGCGCGCTGGGTGATCGCCCACGACGGTGGCATCGTGGCGGTCCGCGGCGAGACGGTGCTGGCCGGCGTGCCCTTGCCGGTCGCCGGCATCATGTCCGATCAGCCGGTGGCCGTGGTGGCCCAGCAGCTCGCCGCGTTTCGCACGGCGCTTGCCAGTGAGCTGGGCTTCGTCAACCGCTCGCCCATCATGGCGCTGGGTGTGCTGCCCCTGGCGGTGGCCCCCGCGTTGCGCCTGACCGACCTGGGCCTGGTGGACGTGGACCGCGGCGAGCTGGTGGATCTCTTCCTGCCGGATCCCGCCTGA
- a CDS encoding MFS transporter, which produces MSSTRTLARGWSAAAAGAVPLLALLLVIDLGVSFMGPLVPQIQRDFRVSAGAVALALGVYNGVRLLFNMPMSRYVARSQLPQAVATGGAILVAGALVAATAPTFWLVIVGRAIMGVGSALFFLSVQFWLARLATPETKAQLFSAHQLAGLVGSALGPAAGGLLADWLSWRAAFALSVVAGLLAAATGRRLPAPDPPADPPAGAAATALRPRAGDVVGPGLCMFAFLFFHGGVLTTLIPLYAAREVHLSAAVIGTLLMAGTLQRFVSALLGGWLVRRHGTRPVVIGGLVVLALSVLSFLAVGSPASLVLAVSLVSWANLGGSFVIAMITDRVPEAHWGTALGINRTLGDLGAVVAPLVVGFVIDGFGFRAAFVVASGFLLAAALAAAAMTAHPGSRLQPAAAPLREV; this is translated from the coding sequence GTGTCCTCCACGCGCACCCTCGCCCGAGGCTGGTCGGCGGCCGCCGCCGGCGCGGTGCCGCTGCTGGCGTTGCTGCTGGTGATCGACCTGGGCGTCTCGTTCATGGGTCCGCTGGTCCCGCAGATCCAGCGCGACTTCCGGGTCTCGGCGGGTGCGGTGGCGCTGGCGCTGGGGGTCTACAACGGCGTCCGGCTGCTGTTCAACATGCCCATGAGCCGGTACGTGGCGCGCTCGCAGCTGCCGCAGGCGGTGGCGACCGGCGGCGCGATCCTCGTGGCGGGGGCGCTGGTGGCGGCGACGGCACCGACGTTCTGGCTCGTGATCGTCGGACGCGCGATCATGGGCGTGGGCTCGGCGTTGTTCTTCCTGTCGGTGCAGTTCTGGCTGGCCCGCCTGGCCACCCCGGAGACGAAAGCGCAGCTGTTCAGCGCCCACCAGCTGGCCGGGCTGGTGGGCAGCGCGCTCGGCCCGGCCGCGGGCGGCCTGCTCGCCGACTGGCTGAGCTGGCGGGCTGCCTTCGCGTTGTCGGTGGTAGCGGGTCTGCTGGCGGCAGCGACCGGCCGCAGGCTGCCGGCGCCCGATCCTCCGGCCGATCCGCCAGCGGGCGCGGCAGCGACGGCCCTGCGCCCGCGCGCCGGCGACGTGGTGGGGCCGGGCCTCTGCATGTTCGCCTTCCTCTTCTTCCACGGCGGGGTGCTCACCACGCTGATCCCGCTCTATGCCGCGCGCGAGGTGCACTTGAGCGCCGCGGTCATCGGCACCCTGCTCATGGCGGGCACGCTCCAGCGGTTCGTCAGCGCGCTGCTGGGTGGCTGGCTTGTGCGCCGGCACGGGACGCGTCCGGTGGTGATCGGCGGTCTGGTGGTGCTGGCGCTCTCGGTGCTGAGCTTTCTCGCGGTGGGCTCGCCCGCCAGCCTGGTGCTGGCGGTCTCGCTCGTGTCGTGGGCCAACCTGGGCGGCAGCTTCGTCATCGCCATGATCACCGACCGGGTTCCCGAGGCGCACTGGGGCACGGCGCTCGGCATCAACCGGACGCTGGGCGACCTGGGGGCCGTGGTCGCGCCGCTCGTGGTGGGGTTCGTCATCGATGGGTTTGGCTTCCGGGCTGCCTTCGTGGTGGCCTCAGGGTTCCTGCTGGCCGCCGCGCTGGCGGCCGCTGCGATGACCGCGCATCCCGGCAGCCGGTTGCAGCCCGCTGCCGCACCGCTGCGCGAGGTATAG
- a CDS encoding restriction endonuclease → MAEMTAKRRGELVRGVLSILAAAPDGLPAKEVLQRLQTIVPPTPFEESDYPNRPGVRRYEKIVRFSTIKAVKAGWLTKEKGRWSITDQGREAFKRYQDPQELAREADKLYKQWKLSVPSGSVDEEIETEPTATVTIEEAEEMAWREIEDYLMNISPYDFQTLVSSLLKGMGYHVAWTAPPGPDGGTDLIAFSDPLGTRPPRVRVQVKRRQDKVSVEGLRAFMAVLGNEDIGLFISTGGFTKEAEQEARSHPARRITLLDLEKLFDLWVTYYKDIPEEGRRLLPLKPIYYLAREG, encoded by the coding sequence ATGGCTGAGATGACCGCGAAGCGACGGGGAGAGCTTGTCCGCGGGGTACTCAGCATTCTGGCAGCGGCACCTGACGGTCTTCCCGCGAAGGAAGTGCTACAGCGGCTTCAGACTATCGTGCCGCCAACGCCATTCGAGGAAAGCGATTATCCGAACCGGCCCGGTGTGCGCCGGTACGAAAAAATCGTCCGTTTTTCGACGATCAAGGCCGTAAAGGCGGGTTGGCTGACAAAGGAAAAAGGCCGATGGTCGATCACGGATCAAGGACGGGAGGCTTTCAAGCGCTATCAGGACCCTCAAGAGTTGGCACGGGAGGCGGACAAACTTTACAAACAATGGAAGTTGTCCGTCCCAAGCGGTTCGGTCGATGAAGAGATTGAGACGGAGCCGACAGCGACGGTAACGATTGAAGAAGCGGAAGAGATGGCCTGGCGTGAGATTGAGGACTACTTGATGAACATCAGCCCCTACGACTTTCAAACTTTGGTGAGTTCGCTTCTGAAAGGGATGGGCTATCACGTGGCCTGGACGGCACCACCTGGCCCCGACGGGGGTACCGACCTTATCGCCTTTTCCGATCCGCTCGGAACCCGACCTCCGCGAGTTCGTGTTCAGGTAAAGCGGAGGCAGGACAAGGTCTCGGTGGAGGGATTGCGGGCTTTCATGGCGGTTCTCGGGAACGAGGACATCGGCCTGTTCATTTCGACCGGAGGGTTTACTAAGGAGGCTGAACAGGAAGCACGGTCGCACCCGGCCCGGCGCATTACCTTACTCGACCTGGAGAAACTCTTCGACTTGTGGGTGACCTACTACAAGGACATACCCGAAGAGGGACGGCGACTGCTGCCGCTAAAACCCATCTACTACCTGGCGCGGGAGGGTTAG
- a CDS encoding class I SAM-dependent DNA methyltransferase, translating to MARRVRASSAVKLRKASSSGLRASKARPTNSTGAVVGYEAELWRMADALRGSMDAAEYKHVVLGLIFLKYISDAFEEHRARLEAERAEGADPEDPDEYRAQNVFWVPPEARWERLRQSARQPEIGQIVDQAMEAVERDNPSLRNVLPKDYARPALDKQRLGQLIDLVTNIRVGDADARAKDVLGRVYEYFLGQFASAEGKKGGEFYTPRCVVRLLVEMLEPFQGRVYDPCCGSSGMFVQSVEFIEAHATGNGNGGRARSQISIYGQESNYTTWRLAKMNLAIRGIDGRIEQGDTFHNDRFPDLKADFILANPPFNTKAWGGEQLREDKRWKFGVPPVRNANFAWVQHIIHHLAPTGYAGFVLANGSMSSNQSGEGEIRKNIIEADLVDCMVALPGQLFYSTQIPACLWFLARDKSGRPPAGRREPLRDRRGDVLFIDARKMGVMVDRVHRELTDEEIQRIARTYHAWRGEKEAGEYRDVPGFCRSATLEEIRQHGHVLTPGRYVGAEIQEDGDEPFEEKMKRLVAQLREQQAEARRLEEAIAANLAHLGYALDERDKQ from the coding sequence ATGGCGCGACGCGTGAGGGCATCTAGCGCTGTCAAGCTGAGGAAAGCGTCTTCCTCTGGGCTACGTGCTTCAAAGGCCCGGCCTACCAACTCCACGGGTGCTGTCGTCGGCTACGAAGCCGAGCTCTGGCGCATGGCCGACGCGCTGCGCGGCTCGATGGACGCCGCCGAGTACAAGCATGTCGTCCTTGGCCTCATCTTTCTCAAGTACATTTCCGATGCCTTCGAGGAACACCGCGCACGGCTTGAGGCCGAGCGCGCCGAGGGGGCAGACCCCGAGGACCCCGACGAGTACCGCGCCCAGAACGTTTTCTGGGTCCCGCCCGAGGCCCGGTGGGAGCGCCTGCGGCAGAGTGCCCGCCAGCCTGAGATCGGCCAGATCGTGGACCAGGCGATGGAAGCCGTCGAGCGCGACAACCCCTCGCTTAGAAACGTCCTCCCCAAGGATTACGCCCGGCCGGCCCTGGACAAGCAGCGCCTCGGGCAACTGATCGACCTCGTCACCAACATCCGCGTGGGCGACGCCGACGCCCGGGCCAAGGACGTCCTCGGCCGCGTGTACGAGTACTTCCTGGGACAGTTCGCCAGCGCCGAGGGGAAGAAGGGCGGCGAGTTCTACACGCCCCGCTGTGTGGTCCGCCTGCTGGTCGAGATGCTGGAGCCGTTCCAGGGGCGCGTCTACGACCCGTGCTGCGGCTCGTCGGGGATGTTTGTCCAGTCGGTGGAATTCATTGAAGCTCACGCTACGGGCAACGGCAACGGCGGCCGCGCGCGCAGTCAGATCAGCATCTACGGCCAGGAATCGAACTACACTACCTGGCGGCTCGCGAAGATGAACCTGGCCATTCGCGGGATCGACGGCCGGATCGAGCAAGGCGATACCTTCCACAACGACCGCTTCCCCGACCTCAAGGCCGACTTCATCCTGGCGAATCCGCCGTTCAACACGAAGGCGTGGGGCGGCGAGCAGCTGCGGGAGGACAAGCGCTGGAAGTTCGGCGTCCCGCCCGTGCGCAACGCCAACTTCGCCTGGGTGCAGCACATCATCCACCACCTTGCTCCGACGGGCTACGCCGGTTTCGTGCTGGCCAACGGGTCCATGTCCTCCAACCAGTCTGGCGAGGGTGAGATCCGCAAGAACATCATCGAGGCTGACTTGGTGGACTGCATGGTTGCGCTACCCGGTCAGCTCTTCTACTCGACGCAGATCCCCGCCTGTCTCTGGTTCCTTGCCCGTGACAAAAGCGGTCGGCCTCCCGCTGGACGGAGGGAGCCTCTCCGGGATCGACGGGGTGACGTGCTCTTCATCGACGCCCGGAAAATGGGCGTGATGGTGGACCGCGTCCACCGGGAGCTCACCGACGAGGAGATCCAGCGCATCGCCCGCACCTACCATGCCTGGCGCGGGGAGAAGGAGGCCGGCGAGTACCGGGACGTGCCCGGCTTCTGCAGGAGCGCCACGCTGGAGGAGATCCGCCAGCACGGCCACGTGCTCACGCCCGGCCGCTACGTCGGTGCCGAGATTCAAGAGGACGGTGACGAGCCGTTCGAGGAGAAGATGAAACGCCTAGTGGCGCAACTGCGCGAGCAGCAGGCCGAGGCGCGCCGGTTGGAGGAGGCCATCGCCGCCAATCTCGCGCACCTTGGCTATGCTTTGGACGAGAGGGATAAGCAGTGA
- a CDS encoding nucleotidyltransferase domain-containing protein, with translation MIPAIEQRRGELEALCRRLGVRRLEVFGSAATGEFQGETSDLDFLVEFEPPIGSGYADRYFGLLEALEALFGRPVDLVVASAIKNPYFLESIEKTRVVLYAA, from the coding sequence GTGATCCCGGCCATCGAACAGCGCCGAGGCGAGCTTGAGGCCCTTTGCCGCCGCCTTGGGGTGCGCCGACTGGAGGTCTTCGGCTCCGCAGCGACGGGCGAATTCCAGGGGGAGACCAGCGACCTGGATTTCCTGGTGGAATTCGAACCGCCCATCGGCTCAGGCTACGCCGACCGCTACTTCGGGCTGCTGGAGGCCCTGGAGGCGCTCTTCGGGCGGCCGGTAGACCTGGTCGTCGCCTCCGCCATCAAGAACCCCTATTTCCTCGAGTCGATCGAGAAGACCCGGGTCGTGCTCTATGCGGCTTGA
- a CDS encoding DUF86 domain-containing protein: MRLEAKKYLYDIQQATELIAGFTAGKTYADYEREAMLRAAVERQFEIIGEALSQLARLDEAVAARISEYRRIIAFRNILIHGYAEIDHRIVWDIVQSKLPTLRREVAVLLEEK; encoded by the coding sequence ATGCGGCTTGAGGCGAAGAAGTACCTCTACGATATCCAGCAGGCCACAGAGCTCATCGCCGGCTTTACGGCGGGGAAGACCTACGCGGACTATGAGAGGGAGGCCATGCTGCGTGCCGCCGTGGAGCGCCAGTTCGAGATCATCGGTGAGGCCCTCTCGCAGCTCGCCCGCTTGGACGAGGCCGTGGCCGCGCGGATCAGCGAGTACCGCCGCATCATCGCCTTCCGCAACATCCTGATCCACGGCTATGCGGAAATAGACCACCGCATCGTCTGGGACATCGTCCAATCTAAACTGCCCACGCTGCGCCGCGAGGTGGCGGTCCTGCTGGAGGAGAAATAA